The proteins below come from a single Psychrobacter sp. FDAARGOS_221 genomic window:
- a CDS encoding RtcB family protein, giving the protein MGIQLILNENSKKGVPVKVYTQDIAQEAIQQLRNMAQLEFVHSHIAVMPDVHVGKGATVGSVIPTKSAIIPAAVGVDIGCGMNAVRTSLTASDLPDSLRAVRSAIEKQVPVGFNMHNQITAKASTLDPLGKRLKPITDKHPGLLKMLKGFERTWAKQLGTLGGGNHFIEICLDENDDVWVMLHSGSRGIGNCIGRYFINLAKKEHQSRFGHVPDKDLSYFAEGSSSFDDYVEAVQWAQDYAVQNRKEMMRLVLSAMQSKQAGLPQFTLTKEAINCHHNYVEEETHFGENVYVTRKGAISAYEGELGIIPGSMGAKSFIVRGLGNEESFCSCSHGAGRKMSRTKASKTFTVDELKAQTAGVECKKDKSVLDEIPGAYKDIDEVMDNQKDLVEVVHTLKQVLCVKG; this is encoded by the coding sequence ATGGGCATACAGCTAATTTTGAATGAAAACAGTAAAAAGGGCGTACCGGTTAAGGTGTACACCCAAGATATCGCGCAAGAGGCGATACAGCAATTACGTAATATGGCACAGCTCGAGTTTGTGCACTCACATATTGCGGTGATGCCAGATGTGCATGTAGGAAAAGGCGCGACAGTGGGCAGTGTAATCCCGACTAAATCCGCCATTATCCCCGCCGCAGTCGGTGTTGATATTGGCTGTGGTATGAATGCGGTGCGTACCTCGCTAACCGCCAGCGACTTGCCAGACAGCCTAAGAGCCGTACGCTCAGCGATCGAGAAGCAAGTGCCGGTTGGCTTTAATATGCACAATCAAATCACAGCCAAAGCCTCGACGCTTGATCCGCTCGGTAAACGCTTAAAGCCAATTACCGATAAGCACCCAGGTCTGTTAAAGATGCTTAAAGGTTTTGAGCGTACCTGGGCTAAGCAGCTCGGTACGCTTGGCGGTGGCAACCACTTTATCGAAATTTGTCTCGATGAGAATGACGATGTGTGGGTGATGCTGCACTCGGGAAGCCGAGGTATTGGCAACTGTATCGGTCGCTATTTTATTAATTTGGCCAAAAAAGAGCATCAATCACGCTTTGGTCATGTGCCTGATAAAGACCTGTCTTATTTTGCTGAAGGCTCAAGCAGCTTTGATGACTATGTCGAAGCGGTACAGTGGGCGCAGGATTATGCGGTGCAAAACCGCAAAGAGATGATGCGCTTGGTATTAAGTGCGATGCAGTCCAAGCAGGCAGGATTACCCCAATTTACCTTGACCAAAGAAGCCATTAACTGTCACCACAACTATGTGGAAGAAGAGACACATTTTGGCGAAAACGTCTATGTCACTCGTAAAGGCGCTATTAGTGCTTACGAGGGTGAACTGGGTATTATTCCAGGCTCAATGGGGGCTAAGTCCTTTATCGTGCGTGGCCTTGGTAATGAAGAGTCCTTTTGCTCATGTTCACATGGAGCAGGACGCAAGATGAGCCGAACCAAAGCATCTAAAACCTTTACTGTTGATGAGCTTAAAGCACAAACCGCAGGCGTTGAGTGTAAAAAAGACAAAAGCGTACTTGATGAAATCCCTGGTGCGTACAAAGACATCGATGAGGTCATGGACAACCAAAAAGACTTGGTCGAGGTGGTGCATACCTTAAAGCAGGTGCTTTGTGTCAAGGGTTAG
- a CDS encoding arsenate reductase ArsC: MPNTTYTVLFLCQENAGRSLMAEAMLKKLGHGRFEVYSAGIQPLDEANPVAMQILKDNGFDTEGLYPKHYSVFLEDDAPHLDFVFTLCADSAEEAELNIWDDLARDTITAHWHFTDPSLEDTSIETEHDEYTRVEMQLAQRIKTFMMLPDNKLDQIANPDDTL, encoded by the coding sequence GTGCCTAACACCACTTATACCGTCCTCTTCTTATGCCAAGAAAATGCAGGGCGCAGTCTAATGGCAGAAGCCATGTTAAAGAAATTAGGCCATGGCCGCTTCGAAGTTTATAGCGCCGGTATCCAACCTCTAGATGAAGCTAATCCTGTTGCCATGCAAATACTTAAAGACAATGGCTTTGATACCGAGGGCTTATATCCCAAGCACTATAGCGTCTTTTTAGAAGATGATGCGCCGCATTTAGACTTCGTGTTCACCTTATGCGCGGACAGTGCTGAAGAAGCCGAGCTCAACATATGGGATGATTTAGCACGTGATACCATCACTGCGCATTGGCATTTCACTGATCCGAGTTTAGAAGATACCAGCATTGAAACCGAACATGACGAGTACACTCGTGTTGAGATGCAACTGGCTCAGCGAATCAAGACCTTTATGATGCTACCTGATAATAAGTTAGACCAGATTGCCAATCCTGATGATACGCTGTAA
- a CDS encoding pyrimidine/purine nucleoside phosphorylase gives MPSINQYFDNKVTSIAFQTATKPATVGVMEIGDYEFGTSEFETMTVVSGALTVKLPGSDEFVTYDAGQSFTIEANQKFQVKVDVETAYLCTYGK, from the coding sequence ATGCCAAGCATTAATCAGTATTTCGATAACAAAGTCACCTCAATTGCCTTTCAAACCGCGACTAAGCCTGCCACTGTCGGGGTGATGGAAATTGGTGACTATGAATTTGGCACCAGTGAATTTGAAACCATGACTGTGGTTAGCGGTGCGTTAACCGTTAAGCTGCCAGGCTCTGATGAGTTTGTGACTTATGATGCCGGTCAAAGCTTCACTATTGAAGCGAATCAAAAGTTTCAGGTAAAAGTGGACGTTGAAACCGCTTATCTATGTACTTATGGCAAATAG
- a CDS encoding AMP-binding protein, producing MSDSITSTSAAHADSPVVNAPLDYAQYYQQFDKQALMTQIFADHPEDALNAYMACCGRHVRNGLGEKFALVHEDCEQNVSTLTFNELAEKSAQVANQLKAYGVKAGDRVATMLPRTPELLIVVMATWRIGAIYQPLFTAFGYESIAYRLDKADTKVVFTNVDNRAKFDEINHLPTMVVVENQAAVDASVYEDDIFAQAWQQSSECEPVELTPDATFLQMFTSGTVGKSKGVSVPLAALPTFYLYMRYAIDLRDNDNYWNMADPGWAYGLYYGITGPLLMGVTTYFNEAGFDAQNTLDFLTRHNISNIASSPTAFRMMKSSGIFDHAADKLSLRVANSAGETLNTEVVGWVNEHLGCPIYDQYGQTETGMTCCMHHALSHDVPTGCMGLPLPGHTLVVVDENMQPVTDGVPGQLAVVVSESPAFYFNGYSWNEKQAFEGDYYLTGDMVERHDDGTFWFVGRDDDIIISAGYRIGPTDVENCVMAHDAVAESAAVGVPDEVRGHVVKSFVVLKKGVEASDALVQEIKSLVHQRLSAHAYPRQVAFVDALPKTPSGKIQRFILRQLG from the coding sequence ATGTCAGATTCAATCACATCAACGTCAGCTGCTCATGCTGACAGTCCAGTCGTCAATGCACCCCTAGATTATGCCCAATATTATCAGCAGTTTGATAAGCAGGCATTAATGACTCAAATATTTGCCGACCACCCTGAAGATGCGCTAAATGCTTATATGGCGTGTTGCGGTCGCCATGTGCGTAACGGTCTTGGCGAAAAGTTTGCTTTGGTTCACGAAGATTGTGAACAAAATGTCAGCACTCTGACATTTAATGAATTAGCAGAAAAAAGTGCGCAAGTGGCCAACCAACTTAAAGCCTATGGTGTCAAGGCGGGGGATAGGGTAGCGACCATGTTACCGCGTACCCCTGAGCTGTTAATCGTAGTGATGGCCACTTGGCGGATTGGCGCCATTTATCAGCCGCTATTTACCGCTTTTGGCTATGAATCTATTGCCTATCGACTCGATAAAGCCGACACCAAAGTGGTGTTTACCAATGTAGACAACCGTGCAAAGTTTGATGAGATTAATCATTTGCCCACTATGGTGGTGGTTGAGAATCAGGCAGCAGTGGATGCCAGTGTTTATGAAGATGATATTTTTGCTCAAGCATGGCAGCAATCGTCAGAATGTGAGCCCGTAGAACTGACCCCTGATGCAACCTTTTTGCAGATGTTCACCTCAGGCACGGTCGGTAAATCAAAGGGTGTGAGCGTACCGCTTGCTGCGTTGCCAACCTTCTACTTGTATATGCGCTATGCGATCGATTTAAGGGACAATGATAACTATTGGAATATGGCAGATCCTGGCTGGGCGTATGGATTGTATTATGGTATCACTGGGCCTTTATTGATGGGGGTGACCACTTACTTTAACGAAGCTGGCTTTGATGCACAAAACACACTCGATTTTTTAACCCGTCATAACATCAGTAATATTGCTTCATCACCGACCGCTTTTCGAATGATGAAATCAAGTGGCATCTTTGATCATGCTGCTGACAAGCTGTCATTACGCGTGGCTAATTCAGCAGGCGAGACGCTTAATACAGAAGTGGTCGGTTGGGTGAATGAACATTTAGGCTGTCCGATTTATGATCAATACGGCCAGACCGAGACCGGTATGACTTGCTGTATGCACCATGCGTTAAGCCATGATGTGCCAACCGGTTGTATGGGATTGCCATTGCCAGGACATACGTTAGTGGTGGTAGATGAGAACATGCAACCAGTCACTGACGGTGTACCTGGACAATTGGCGGTGGTGGTCAGCGAGTCCCCTGCGTTTTATTTCAACGGCTATAGCTGGAATGAAAAGCAGGCCTTCGAGGGCGATTATTATTTAACCGGTGATATGGTCGAACGCCATGATGATGGTACTTTCTGGTTTGTCGGACGTGATGATGATATTATCATTAGCGCTGGTTATCGCATTGGTCCAACCGATGTTGAAAACTGTGTGATGGCGCATGATGCGGTCGCTGAGTCGGCTGCAGTTGGCGTTCCTGATGAGGTGCGTGGGCATGTGGTCAAGTCTTTTGTGGTGTTGAAAAAGGGCGTTGAAGCCAGTGATGCGTTAGTACAAGAGATTAAATCTTTGGTTCATCAGCGTCTATCGGCACACGCCTATCCACGTCAAGTTGCTTTTGTCGATGCCTTACCAAAAACACCGAGCGGCAAAATTCAGCGTTTTATTTTACGTCAATTAGGCTAA
- a CDS encoding SDR family NAD(P)-dependent oxidoreductase: MDIKAKTFIVTGGASGLGEASIRELVARGAKAVIADLNEEAGQALADELGDAVRFVRCDVTNGEQVEAVVSAAEELGGLAGSINCAGIAIVQKLLDRENNPADLDQFNKGIQINLVGTFNVARLVAASIAKRVAADGGPNNQDQGVIINTASIAAFDGQVGQASYASSKSGVVGMTLPLARELTRHGIRVMTIAPGIFETPMMAGLPEKAQEQLKASVPYPKRLGKPAEYANLVAHIIENAYLNGDVIRLDGAIRMT, encoded by the coding sequence ATGGATATTAAAGCAAAAACCTTTATCGTTACTGGCGGCGCGTCAGGTCTGGGTGAAGCAAGCATACGTGAATTAGTCGCTCGCGGTGCAAAAGCAGTGATTGCTGATTTAAATGAAGAGGCCGGTCAAGCGCTAGCAGATGAGCTCGGTGATGCGGTGCGTTTTGTACGCTGCGATGTGACCAATGGCGAGCAGGTAGAAGCTGTAGTCAGTGCCGCTGAAGAGCTTGGTGGACTGGCAGGTAGCATTAACTGCGCCGGTATTGCAATTGTACAAAAACTATTGGATCGTGAAAACAATCCAGCCGATTTGGATCAGTTTAACAAAGGTATTCAGATTAACTTAGTTGGTACCTTTAACGTCGCACGTTTGGTTGCTGCCAGTATTGCGAAGCGCGTGGCTGCAGACGGCGGTCCAAATAACCAAGATCAGGGCGTGATTATCAATACCGCTTCTATTGCTGCCTTTGATGGGCAAGTAGGTCAAGCCAGCTATGCGTCATCAAAATCGGGCGTGGTCGGTATGACCCTGCCGTTAGCAAGAGAGTTGACCCGCCATGGTATTCGAGTGATGACCATTGCACCGGGCATCTTTGAGACGCCTATGATGGCCGGACTGCCTGAAAAAGCACAAGAGCAATTAAAGGCCAGCGTACCGTATCCAAAGCGTTTGGGTAAGCCTGCTGAATATGCGAATTTAGTGGCGCATATTATCGAAAATGCCTATCTCAATGGCGATGTGATTCGCTTAGATGGTGCTATTCGTATGACCTAG